In Mucinivorans hirudinis, the DNA window TATAAACTATAAAACCGACTTGATTTCAGACCAATTTCCAAAGCAAACAAATCGTTTCGATAACTCTTTTTCACCGTGTCGTTCATATACTTGTAGTGGTAATTGACCGACAAGACAGAGTAATCAATAGTGGTCTGTTTATCGGGCATATGATACCTTTCGCCCACAATAAACTGGGCATTACCTGCTATCGTGCTCAGAATAAGCAGGAGTGTCAAAATGTGTTTCATATTAAGGAGGTGATTTATATATTTTGTATGTACTGGTGATGCGTTAATTTTTTATTCTTTTTTATAACTAATTAATATAGATGCACTTGCGGTCAATATTTGTTTTTTGATTTGAAAACAAAATCTCCACACTGTCATTGCGGGCTTGACCCGCAATCCCATCAACATACTAACATTTAGCAACTTATCACTGAGAAGATTGCAGCTTTCGCCGCAATGACAACTAAGGTGGTTTTTGCAAAATGATACAATGCTACTTTTTTCACACGAAACCCAGTAGAACCAAAATAATAGAACTTGTCATCGCGGAATGTTTTATTTACCATCAAGAACACCCGTTCAGAGCTGTCATTGCAAATGTTATTGCAGTGACAGCTCAGGTAGTTAGTGACCAGTAACAATCAAAATATTATTACCCGACGTAATCTCCAAGCATTTTATACTGGTTGCCTCCTTCTTTAGAATATCCACCTCCCGGAATTAGAGTATTAGCTGTGGTATTGTCTTGAATAGAAGCACCTCCTGGCGTTCCTGCCCAATAACAAGAGCAAGTACATAACCAAATACCTCCAGTGAGGCTATTCATCTCTTTATTAAGTACCTCATCAAAATAAGTTTTCTTGAGTTCAACTTATAAATGCAACTGATGGCGGTAAGGAGTACTGTTAAGAAGCAAGCATATTTTTTCAGAGAGGGGGGATAAGGGAAACCTCATCGCCCGCCTCCGCTGAATGGATAAAAATTTGTATCTTGCAGCCTCCTCCGTCCAAAAAATCAGTTGCAGATGAGCAAACAATTAACCGTAGAGCAAAGATACACAATTTTTGCAATGCAGCAAAAGTCGTATCCACAAAAAGAGATAGCCGAAACTATCGGGGTTTCAAAAAGTACTATCAGCCGAGAACTAAGACGAAACTGTGATAAACGCAGTGGTAAATATGTAATGGATTTGGCTCAACGAAAAGCTGATGAGCGAAAAAAAAGCAAACGGCATAAACAGACCTTTACTCTCAAAATGCAAAAAAGAGTTAAAAGGATGTTAAAGATAGGGTTTAGCCCCGAACAAATTACAGGTAGATGCAGACTGTTGGGTAAAGAAATGGTCTCGCACGAAACCATTTACAAATGGATTTGGGCGGATAAACTAAGTGGTGGGGAACTCTACAAACTACTACGAAGGCAAGGACGAAAATATGCAAAACGAGGCTCAAAGAATGCTGGGCGTGGGTTTATTCCAAACAGGATAGATATAGACCAGCGACCAGCAGTTGTTGAGCTTAAAGAACGATTCGGGGATTTAGAAATTGATACCATTATCGGTAAGAACCACAAAGGAGCGATTCTTACCATAAATGACAGAGCAACAAGTAGAGTTTGGATTCGTAAGCTGTCGGGGAAAGAAGCCACCCCATTAGCCGAAAAAACCACATCTGCATTGAAAAAAGTCAAAGAACTTATACACACTATGACGGCTGACAATGGAAAAGAATTTGCTAAACACGAGGAAATTGCACAAAAATTAGAATTAAATTTCTATTTTTGTAAACCTTACCATTCGTGGGAACGTGGTGCCAATGAGAATACTAATGGACTTATCAGGCAATATATCCCAAAGGGTACGGATTTTAGTGAGATAACCGACAAGCAGATTAAATGGATTGAAAACAAACTAAATAGTCGCCCCTTAAAAGCCATTCAACACGCTGATTTATTGTAAATTAATAGTAATTATTTTTGGATTAGTCTGCAATTTTTCGTATCTTTGTGTTATAAACCTTGCAAAATTGAGCTATGTTACCACGCCCCAAAGATACTCTGCAAAGCAGCCTTTTCTTCGACCTTAGAAGCACCTTAAACCACCGCCACCCGCTCTTCCAACTCGCCAACAAAATCGACTGGGCGATGTTTGAGCGAGAGTTTTCGCCACTCTACTCACCGGATAAAGGAGTCGAAGCAAAGCCAATACGACTGATGGTTGGATTGCTGATACTAAAACATATACGCAATGTTTCGGACGAAAGTGTTGTAGAGCAGTGGAGCGAAAATGTATATTATCAATACTTCTGTGGAGGTACTGAATTTGTCGCGGCACAACCTATTGATGCGAGTAGTTTAGTGCATTTTCGCCACAGAATTGGCGAGGCTGGGTTTGAGTTGATTTTGGCAGAGAGTATCCGCGTGAATGATGATGTAGATTTCGACAAGCCGCAAGTTGTTTTTGTAGACACGACTGTACAAGAGAAGAACATAACATATCCCACTGATGCTAAGTTACATAAGAAGATAGTTGAGAATTGCAGAGGTATAGCTGCAAAATCGGGTGTTACCCTTCGTCAGAGTTATGCTCGGGTTGTCAAGGCGTTGAATAGAGATATCCGTTTTAATAAAAAGCAGAGCAAGGCAGCTCGCCGTAAGCTCAAGTGCATAGCAGGGCGATTGGTCAGGGAGTTAGATAGAGAGTTGCCTTTGGAATCATTACACAGAGAGCAGATAGATTTGTATAAGAGAGTTTTATCTCAGACTAAAGATAGTAAGAACAAGGTATATTCATTGCACGAGCCTAGTGTTTGTTGCATCTCTAAGGGTAAGGAGCACGAGAAATGGGAGTTTGGGAACAAGGTTTCTGTGGCGTACAATGAAGATGGATTGATAGTTGGGGCGTTGTCGTTTCGTAATGAGTATGATGGGCACACACTTTTGCCTGCTATTGAGCAGGTTGTACGATTGAATCATCGCCCTATAAAGATTGTTCCGTGCGACAGGGGTTACAAGGGTGTTTCACAGGTTTTGGGTATTCCTGTTTTGATACCGAGCAATGGTAAGGGCTGTAAGAGTGAGTATGAGCGAAAGAAGCTGAAGAAGTTGTTCGCGCAAAGAGCAGGTATAGAACCAATTAATGGGCACTTAAAGAGTGACCACCGGATGGGTCGTAACTTTTACAAAGGTATATTTGGTGATAATATCAATTCTATGCTCGCCGCCGCCGCATTCAACTTCAAAAGAGCTATGAATGTTCTTTTGGACTATATTTTGCGATGGATATCACAGCTATTTGAACAAAATATCTCCATAAAACCCCAAAACTAAAAGAACCCTGAAAACGAAAATGCCCCTTTTAAGGCACGACTAAATAATAGACCTCGTAAAAGACTCGGATACCTCACGCCAAAGGAAAAATTTAAACAAATTATTAACCAGAATTCAGTTGCATTTCCAGGTTGAATTCAGCTTTTATTAAAATGGCTAAACTTGATCTCCGTTTGCTTACCCAGTGCTGCCAGCCACCTGTTAGCGGCATAGAAGAGTTTGTCTTTTTCCACGTAGTCCTGTGGATCCAGCCATTCCTTTTTGAGTTTTCTCCATACCGTTTCCGCAATATTCAAATGTGGAGAATATGGAGGAAGATAAGTAATGAAGAGCCCATGCTTCTCCCAAAAAGGTATTCTTTCTCTTATGCTACGGGATTTATGCACACTAGCATTATCCAAAATAAGTACGGTCTTCTTTTTTATATTGAAAGAAAGATTTTCGAGGAAATTAATGACTACATCAGCATTGATGCACTCCTCTGTCATCATACCCATATATTCACTTAGTCTGTTGACAAATCCCAATATATTGATCTTGTATGCCTTCTCAACAGGGATATGTATATCTTCCCCCGGGAATTGCCAGCCGTAGGGAACATATCCTTGGGAACAGACATGGGACTCATCTCCGTAGTAGATATCAATTTCTCCGGATTGACTCAAAAGTTCAAGTTTCGAGATAACCTCAACCTGATGTTGATAATACTCTTTGTCAGGTTTACCTTTGGGACGGGTTCTTATCCTCTTATATCTTCCGTGAGCACTTTTAAAAAACGATTCAGAGTGCTATCACTGATGGATTTGCCACGACTGGCTTCCCATTCAGCTTTGGCTACCTGTACACGTTGCCGATGTGCCTTTACGGCTTCCAATAAACTTTCCTTATCCTCTGAGTCCAGAATAGGTTTACGCCCTTGCCCCGGCTTATTACGGAGGCTTGAGATGCCTTCGGATTTGAAACGTTTAACCCAATGGTTCACACTGACATGGCTCATATCTGTTATTAAGCCCACGTCTTTAGAGGTGCGACCGTCTGCTTTGAGCAAGATGACGTGGCAACGTGTACGAAAGCAATGGCTCCCGCCTTCCCGAAAGCCCTGCTCTAAGACAAGGCGCTCTTGCGTGGATAGTTGTGGTGTATTTACTCGGCCCATAGGCGCAAAGATACAAAATAATATAAAATAATTTAGAGAACATACTTAGTGAGATTACTTTTTTCGATTTGATTTAATTTTAGCTTTTTCATAGCGATTAAATAATTAAATTGTAAAACGTTTTTTGCTAAGCCTGCGGTGTCTTACACCCTGCCGCGGCTACCTCTCTAATCATAGTTAAGGATTTTTGCACTATCTTTGTCTGCCATTTTATAGTATTGGTTTAACATTGACCTCGTTACACATTCCCGAGGAGAGAGATTGACCGATATTTATTACGTAAAGAAGAAGGCAAAACGTAATTACTTTTTGAGTTTACCAATAATAACAACATTGTTATCATCCTCCTTGACATTGTCGAGGATGTAATCAATACGCTCGCGTGCTTTGCCCGTAGCTTTTTCGCGCAGTGGTTCTAAACGCTCAAAAAGAAGTGCGGGTTCGATACTCTGTGCGTAATACCCGCCACTGAAATAGTCAATAGGCAACTGATACCCTCCGAGGAAATCGTTACGTAATCGACACCACGCACCTCGCAGAGTCTCTTTATCCACAAAGATTGTAGACCACTTAGGTTTAGTATTTACGGTTGCCAAAAACATATTCGGTAACTCGAAATAGAAATGATAAATCTTTTTCGCACCGTTGTCGATATTAAAAATAGGTTTTAGTTTATTACCACCTTCATAATAGTAGAGGGTGTCCGCAACTTTGCCCATATCAAAAACTGAAAAAGCAAAATTTGAGTTATTAGCCGTCTTTGTCACCTCATTACTGTAATCAGAATATGCGCCAAGATGGTTTGATTTTACACCACTTATCATACTCCCTTCCAAATCTTGCTCCCAAGCTACATAGTCGCATTCGCCATCAAAAGGCAAAACAGCAATACGCAATCTGTTGTTATCGGTATCTACGCTAAATACACCCTTAGGTGCATTGCTTGCTAAAGGGATATTTTCACCTCGCCATTTGCCCGACAAATCATAAACCAAAATCTCCTGTTTTTGCCCTACACTCAAACCACCTAACATATATATATTACTTGATTTTTCATCTATTTGAGCATAGTATATAGAAACATAATACTCTCCGGGTCCTCTACCGCGATAGCCTACATTTCCGATAAACTTGCCTGTTTTTCGTTCGAAAAGTTTCATTTCTACTATGCCAGTTAGTATGTAATTATCTGATAAATAAACAGGTGCAGGTTGTGCAAGAGCACCCTTACTCGTTTCAAGACGCACAATTTCAATGTCTTCTACAAAATCGGAGATGTTAATATCCACCGTATCCTTGACTTCATAAGGCTTCACAGTTATCAAATCGCCGCTTCGCGTGCCGATAACCGAAAGTTTTTTCTGTTCGCTACCGCAAGACACAAGAAACAGGGTAATAAATAGGTATAATGTCGGCTTCATAAGAATAAATTTAATATAATGCTGAATTCAAATTACCTTTGCGAAGATAAAACCTTCGCAAAGGTATAATAAACAGAAATTTATGGCTTTACTACAACTTCTGATATATATGCACCATAAATGTATCCTTCAGTAGAATATTTATTGTCATTATAATTATACTGTCCATTTGTTACATAGAAATTCCAATCCGTTTCATTGTTTTTCCAACACGAGCAACCACAACTATTACCTCCAGTGAGGCTATTCATCTCTTTATTAGTGAGATTACTTTTTTCGATTTGATTTAATTTTAGCTTTTTCATAGCGATTAAATAATTAAATTGTAAAACGTTTTTGTTAAGCCTGCGGTGTCTTACACCCTGCCACGACTACCTCTCTAATACAAGTTAAGGATTTTTATGCTATCTTTGTCTGCCGTTTCATAGTTTTGGTTTAACATTGACCTCGTTACACATTCCCGAGGAGAGATTGACCGATTCGTGTGAGACGGCTTTTTTATGCCGTACACCGCGATACGCCGCAGTACGTTGCCGGCAAAACAGAACTGCGGCTATACGCTCAATGGTCTCTATTGATACAATTTACAAATAGTCTTGCGTCCCATAACCTGCTCGTAAGTAAATGGAGAGGGGCACAGCCACTGGTACAGACACTGTGAGCATACATCGTTATCGCGTACGCGCCTCCATAAATGATTCCGCTCCATCTCACAAAAAATAGCTTCGCCTAACGGTCTCTCAATACTGCCAACAGCCTCTGACCACAAGTCGGAATAAATACCACCATCTGCCGTAATTGTTAATATTCCGAAATAATTAACATTGACCGCAATATGTGCAAAGACCTCTCTCTTAGACAATTTACAATCTCTTATATCCTCCAAATCCAACAAAACATTATCGACAAAAAATTGGTCGTTGTCATCATAGATAGGCTCAAATACACACCTTCCCTCCGCAAGTTCTTGCGCAAACTTATCCATAACGGCGAATTCCGCCTCGCTACGAACTATCAGTCGGAAACGGTGCAATTTATTCACAACCTTTTCAACATCCTCAGCCTTAGTGATAACAGATATATTAGCATCCTTGAAGCAGTTCAAACTTTCCATAATAGCAACATCCTTAAATAGAACGTGATAAAACACTTTGTCTCCCAAATTGAGATTATTCACCACCGAACCAATCTCTTCAATATACGCTCGGTCAAGGTCTGTTCCTAAAACAATATTAACCCTTTTCACATGGTTCTACAGGATTTCGTGTGAGAATAGTTATCTTTGCCGAATGACAGCAACCGAAGTATTGAGTAAATTATTATTGCCTAGGAGTAGTGATTGGTCTATAGGCAGTGTAGACATCGACGAGCAAAACGAGGAAGTTCGTATTGAGCTTGTCTATAACAATGAAGTGGTAATTATTGATGGTATAAGTTATCCTATCTATGACTATCGTTCAGTTCGAGAGTGGCGACACTTGGATTTGTGGCAATATAAGAGTTACCTTGTTGCCCGTATTCCGCGTTATATTGTTGGAAACAAGGTAGTAAGCTTGGGCGTACCGTGGTCAGCGCCATTGGAACGTATGACCACTTTGCTCGAAAAAAAACGATAGAGACTTTGCAAGTAACCAAGAGTCAGAGTGGTACGGCAAGGTTATTGCGTATAAGTTTTGACCAAGTACATCGCGTGATGCACCGAGCAGTAGAGCGCGGTATGGCATTGCGAGATAGTGATGAGCTATATAAATATGTTAGCATTGACGAGAAAGCTATAAGTCGTGGTCACGAGTACGCATCAATTTTATCGGATGAGTTGAGCGGAATTGTGATAGAGGTTAGTAAAGGCAGGACAAAGGAAAGTGTTGATAATTTGTGTATTAAAGGTTTATCTGAGGAGCAGCGAGGGGCAGTAGAGCGAATATGCACCGATATGTGGGATCCTTATATTTACGCAGCAAAGGAGTATTTTGGGCAAGCATTGCACTGCCACGATAATTTTCATTTGGTCGGTTATTTGAATAAGGCTGTTGATAAGGTACGTCGCCGAGAGGTTAAGTTACACGAAGATTTGAAACGAACTAAGTATTTGTGGCTCAAGGACACAAATAATTTTACAGATAAGCAGTATGCGACTTTCGAGGCTATACGGGGAGCAAATTACGAGGTATCTCGGGCTTGGCAAGTGAAGGAGAATTTTAGAGATATTCAGTTTCGGCAAGAAAACTATCAAAGTGCATTATCAATATATATGTTTTGGAAACAGAACGCATTAAGGGTAAATATACCTGAGATAACCCAAGTAGTAGAAATGTTTGACAGGCATAAAAAAGGAATTGTAAATGCGATACTAACTGGCGCAAGTAATGCAAGGGCAGAGAGGTTAAACAGCTCTATCGAAGAGATAAAAAGAATCGGCAGAGGATACCGTAAATTTGAAAACTTCAGAATCGCAATACTATTCTTCAATGCAAACCTCAAACTTTACCCACACGAAAACCAGTAGAACCTTTCACATAATACAGCGCACCGTCATTGAGTATCATCTTCAATTTCACAATAGGTAGAGACGTGTCGCTTTGGGGCGGATAGAGTATTTGGCGAAAATAATCTACATAATCCGTATTGCCGCCCACGTAAATGTTGAGCACAGAGAGATATGGGTTTATCTCCAAACTTTTAGACAAATCTCCATACCCTCTAAATTGTTCGTAATCACACTGAAGGTTCAACAATGGCGGCAGAGCAACGTGTCTGACGCCATCATCCCCGCACCACATATACCCGAACTCTTCTGCGGTTATAAGTTCAACAAAACTCTGTGCCGCATCGGGTAATTTATCAAAGCTGACAGTGTATAAATTGTCATAATCGAGCAGTAGACCGCATAAGTCTGAAACCTCACCTGAAACATTAAATTCATAAATTTTTGGATTGGCAGAGCTATAAAGTAATCCTCGATTATTCTTGACCCAAAGAAATGTGTCGGATTTGAGTGTAAAATATCTTTCCATCATCTTTTAATTTACTTGCACTTTTGTCATAATTTTCTGATATAGATGAGGATTCTTAGCAAGGTGTCCCAAGCAATGCGACCTGAACCTTTCAAAGTTCTCTTTGTTCATAAAGCCGCGGCATATCGGACTTACGCCATCAATATCTTCAATGAAATAGAGGCATTGAATGCAACTTTCTCTACGATAACATACATTACATTGTGTCGAAAATTTAGAGGTATATCCGTTATATATCCGTGCCACATTCTCTAAATCAAGTTTAACTCCCTCATCAGTAACCTCACCCAAGAAAAACTTATGGTCTATTCTTTCACATTGCATTATTTTCCCAGAAGCGGTAACAAACAATTTCCGAGCAAATGGTCTGCAAGTTCCAGTTATACTGCGTGGCAATTTTTCTTTATCAAAAAACAGTTCATTGTAACTCATAAATACATTTCCGCTGTATTGGTGCAAAAAGAGAAGCAGATCGCCTGTTGTGGGCTCTTCAAGAAATAGTTCGTCGGAGAGTTGCTCGTAGTTCTCGGAATCGAGCAGACTCTCGAATTTATTTTTGAAAGTGTGGCTAAACTCTTCAGCTTTGTCGCTTCTTATACCGGTAGTGGAGAGTTCGGATATTTTGGGACTCTTACCAAACTCCTCTTTGATGAAAGAATGAATAGCCTCTACACTGTTTCTATTGTGCAGAACAGAGTTAAAGTTCACGGACTTCTCAAAAAAATCGGGGTGTCTGCTTTGTAACATCTTTACGTTGCGAATAACTCTGCTAAAAGAGTTATTTCCCGAATGGTCTACGCGATAGCTATCTCCATACTCATCACCATCTAAGCTGATTAGAACGCTGAACCTCTTTTCTGCCAGATAATCCATGTATCTATCTAAGAGCAGAGCGTTTGTGGTCATAGAAAACCTAAACTCACGATTCAGATTGCGACTCTCTACATATTCTACCGTCTGTTTGATAAAATCTATGTTCATTAGAGGCTCTCCACCATAGAAGCCTATATATGTTAGCGGACGATAGGATTCCGGCTGATATTTAGACCAAAACTCAGCCATATAGTCAATTAACTTAATAGCTTTGTTTGGCTGTAAACTGCGATTTTCCCTTGGTTGGTCAAGTTCATAAAACTCACCAAAAGCACAATATTTGCACTTGAGATTACAGGCATCCGTAACCTCAAACACAATTTGTTTAATATTAACCAAATTATCTATAACATCCTGTACACT includes these proteins:
- a CDS encoding Mobile element protein, with the translated sequence MSQSGEIDIYYGDESHVCSQGYVPYGWQFPGEDIHIPVEKAYKINILGFVNRLSEYMGMMTEECINADVVINFLENLSFNIKKKTVLILDNASVHKSRSIRERIPFWEKHGLFITYLPPYSPHLNIAETVWRKLKKEWLDPQDYVEKDKLFYAANRWLAALGKQTEIKFSHFNKS
- a CDS encoding Mobile element protein; the protein is MSKQLTVEQRYTIFAMQQKSYPQKEIAETIGVSKSTISRELRRNCDKRSGKYVMDLAQRKADERKKSKRHKQTFTLKMQKRVKRMLKIGFSPEQITGRCRLLGKEMVSHETIYKWIWADKLSGGELYKLLRRQGRKYAKRGSKNAGRGFIPNRIDIDQRPAVVELKERFGDLEIDTIIGKNHKGAILTINDRATSRVWIRKLSGKEATPLAEKTTSALKKVKELIHTMTADNGKEFAKHEEIAQKLELNFYFCKPYHSWERGANENTNGLIRQYIPKGTDFSEITDKQIKWIENKLNSRPLKAIQHADLL
- a CDS encoding IS1478 transposase, with product MLPRPKDTLQSSLFFDLRSTLNHRHPLFQLANKIDWAMFEREFSPLYSPDKGVEAKPIRLMVGLLILKHIRNVSDESVVEQWSENVYYQYFCGGTEFVAAQPIDASSLVHFRHRIGEAGFELILAESIRVNDDVDFDKPQVVFVDTTVQEKNITYPTDAKLHKKIVENCRGIAAKSGVTLRQSYARVVKALNRDIRFNKKQSKAARRKLKCIAGRLVRELDRELPLESLHREQIDLYKRVLSQTKDSKNKVYSLHEPSVCCISKGKEHEKWEFGNKVSVAYNEDGLIVGALSFRNEYDGHTLLPAIEQVVRLNHRPIKIVPCDRGYKGVSQVLGIPVLIPSNGKGCKSEYERKKLKKLFAQRAGIEPINGHLKSDHRMGRNFYKGIFGDNINSMLAAAAFNFKRAMNVLLDYILRWISQLFEQNISIKPQN
- a CDS encoding Possible regulatory protein; the encoded protein is MSKEYLISVQDVIDNLVNIKQIVFEVTDACNLKCKYCAFGEFYELDQPRENRSLQPNKAIKLIDYMAEFWSKYQPESYRPLTYIGFYGGEPLMNIDFIKQTVEYVESRNLNREFRFSMTTNALLLDRYMDYLAEKRFSVLISLDGDEYGDSYRVDHSGNNSFSRVIRNVKMLQSRHPDFFEKSVNFNSVLHNRNSVEAIHSFIKEEFGKSPKISELSTTGIRSDKAEEFSHTFKNKFESLLDSENYEQLSDELFLEEPTTGDLLLFLHQYSGNVFMSYNELFFDKEKLPRSITGTCRPFARKLFVTASGKIMQCERIDHKFFLGEVTDEGVKLDLENVARIYNGYTSKFSTQCNVCYRRESCIQCLYFIEDIDGVSPICRGFMNKENFERFRSHCLGHLAKNPHLYQKIMTKVQVN